The following are encoded in a window of Pseudomonas sp. JQ170C genomic DNA:
- a CDS encoding alpha/beta fold hydrolase, with protein sequence MGYVTTQDGVEIFYKDWGPRDAQVIFFHHGWPLSSDDWDAQLLFFLANGYRVVAYDRRGHGRSSQVWDGHDMDHYADDVAAVVDHLGVRGAVHVGHSTGGGEVIHYIARHGEDRVSKAAIISAVPPLMVQTPGNPGGLPKSVFDDLQAQLQANRAQFYHDVPAGPFYGYNRPGAKPSEGIIRNWWRQGMMGCAKAHYDGIVAFSQTDFTEDLKRITIPVLVMHGDDDQIVPYENSGLLSAKLLHNSTLKTYSGYPHGMPTTHADTINADLLAFVRG encoded by the coding sequence ATGGGGTATGTCACTACGCAGGACGGTGTTGAGATCTTTTACAAGGACTGGGGCCCGCGCGATGCCCAGGTCATTTTCTTTCATCACGGATGGCCGCTCAGTTCCGACGACTGGGATGCGCAGTTGCTGTTTTTCCTGGCCAACGGCTACCGGGTAGTTGCATACGACCGGCGGGGCCACGGGCGGTCCAGCCAGGTGTGGGACGGGCACGACATGGATCACTACGCCGACGACGTCGCGGCCGTGGTCGATCATCTTGGCGTGCGGGGTGCCGTGCATGTGGGGCATTCCACCGGCGGTGGCGAAGTCATTCATTACATCGCCCGCCACGGCGAAGACCGTGTGTCCAAAGCCGCCATTATCAGCGCCGTGCCGCCGTTGATGGTTCAGACCCCAGGCAACCCTGGCGGCCTGCCAAAGTCGGTGTTCGATGACTTGCAGGCACAGCTCCAAGCCAACCGCGCGCAGTTCTATCACGACGTGCCAGCCGGGCCTTTCTATGGCTACAACCGCCCCGGTGCAAAGCCCTCCGAGGGCATCATCCGTAACTGGTGGCGCCAAGGCATGATGGGCTGCGCCAAGGCCCACTATGACGGGATCGTGGCCTTCTCCCAGACCGACTTCACCGAAGACTTGAAACGCATCACGATCCCCGTGCTGGTGATGCATGGTGATGACGATCAGATCGTGCCTTACGAAAACTCCGGGCTGTTGTCAGCCAAGCTGTTGCACAACAGCACGCTGAAAACCTACTCGGGCTACCCACACGGCATGCCGACCACCCACGCCGATACCATCAACGCCGATCTACTCGCATTCGTTCGAGGTTGA
- a CDS encoding arylsulfatase, which yields MRSLLSCLALLGVLLASPLTQAAAPNIVVILFDNLGYGELGVYGGGVLRGAETPRIDQLAAEGIRFTNFNVEAQCTPSRSALMTGRFSIRSGTYKIPRPGQPDGLTLWEITLPELLADQGYATGIWGKWHLGSSETRLPTHQGFDEWYGVPRTYDESMWSASDEASGLMPAIGHKQGWDETLAPAPFIYEARKGEAARPVKKLDLDTRRTLDEEITTRATAFINRNAQAGKPFFAYVSFSQPHMPTQPNPAFVGKTGNGSWADVLAEIDSRTGQVLDALKAAGVDQNTLVVLASDNGGEATYPWQGANGPWRGTYFTAMEASLRAPFILRWPGQVASGKVSNEVVHIVDLYTTLAHAGGAQVPSDRAVDGVDQLAFFTGKQPNSNREGFPAYVAERLSAVKWRNWKMHFFLQDNMYDPPQQLPLPRLYNLLTDLREEHNVAAENTWVFQPMMNIMGAFKASLAKYPPIESGTPDPYSPAP from the coding sequence ATGAGAAGCCTGTTGTCATGCCTGGCGTTGCTGGGCGTTCTGTTGGCCAGTCCGTTGACCCAGGCCGCTGCGCCGAACATTGTCGTCATCCTGTTCGACAACCTCGGATACGGCGAGCTGGGCGTCTATGGCGGTGGCGTGTTGCGCGGGGCCGAGACGCCGCGCATCGATCAGTTGGCCGCAGAAGGCATACGTTTCACCAATTTCAACGTCGAAGCGCAATGCACACCGTCACGGTCGGCGCTGATGACCGGGCGCTTTTCGATCCGCTCCGGGACGTACAAAATCCCGCGCCCCGGCCAGCCGGACGGCCTGACCCTGTGGGAAATCACGCTGCCGGAACTGCTGGCGGACCAGGGCTACGCCACGGGCATCTGGGGCAAGTGGCACCTGGGCAGCAGCGAAACACGCTTGCCGACCCATCAGGGCTTCGATGAGTGGTACGGCGTGCCACGTACCTACGACGAGTCCATGTGGTCGGCTTCCGACGAGGCCAGCGGCCTGATGCCGGCCATTGGTCACAAGCAGGGCTGGGATGAAACCCTGGCGCCAGCGCCATTCATTTACGAGGCGCGCAAGGGGGAGGCGGCACGTCCAGTCAAGAAGCTCGACCTCGATACCCGGCGTACCCTGGATGAAGAAATCACCACGCGAGCCACCGCGTTCATCAATCGCAACGCCCAGGCCGGCAAGCCGTTCTTTGCCTATGTGTCGTTCTCGCAACCGCACATGCCCACGCAACCCAATCCTGCCTTTGTCGGCAAAACCGGCAACGGCTCATGGGCGGATGTTCTTGCGGAAATCGACTCCCGCACCGGCCAGGTCCTCGATGCCCTGAAAGCGGCGGGTGTCGATCAGAACACCCTGGTGGTGCTGGCCAGCGACAACGGCGGCGAGGCCACCTATCCCTGGCAAGGGGCCAACGGCCCCTGGCGCGGCACCTACTTCACGGCCATGGAGGCGAGCCTGCGGGCGCCGTTCATCCTGCGTTGGCCCGGCCAAGTGGCGAGCGGCAAGGTCAGCAACGAGGTGGTTCACATCGTCGATCTCTACACCACCCTGGCCCATGCGGGCGGCGCACAGGTGCCCAGCGACCGCGCCGTGGACGGCGTCGATCAGCTGGCGTTCTTCACCGGTAAACAGCCGAACTCCAATCGCGAAGGCTTCCCGGCCTATGTCGCCGAGCGTCTGTCGGCGGTCAAGTGGCGCAACTGGAAGATGCACTTCTTTCTCCAGGACAACATGTACGATCCACCGCAGCAGCTACCGTTGCCGCGCTTGTACAACCTGCTCACCGACCTGCGCGAAGAGCACAACGTGGCGGCGGAAAATACCTGGGTGTTCCAGCCGATGATGAACATCATGGGGGCGTTCAAGGCGAGCCTGGCCAAGTACCCGCCCATCGAAAGCGGCACGCCTGATCCTTATTCCCCGGCACCCTGA
- a CDS encoding IS3 family transposase (programmed frameshift) → MSNPRYPEEFKIQAVNQVTEKKLPVADVAARLGVSTHSLYAWIKRYSKPQEERQQDDDQHAELRRLRAELKRVTEERDIFKKGRRVLCQGVRLKYAFIKQRAGDYSIRRLCLTLKVHPSGYYAWLSEPQSARAKDDQRLLGLIKHSWFESGGVYGYRKIHDDLREVGEDCGRHRVARLMRLEGLRSQTGYRRRPGKHGGKPAVASPNLLKRQFDVVEPNKVWVTDITYIRTYEGWLYLAVVLDLFSRQVVGWSMKPQMTSDLAIDALLMAVWRRKPKQEVMVHSDQGSQYSSSDWRSFLRANNLVASMSRRGNCHDNAVAESFFQLLKRERIKRKIYTTRDDARSDVFDYIEMFYNAKRRHGFNNQLSPIEFEKRYAKSLQGV, encoded by the exons ATGAGCAACCCGCGTTACCCCGAAGAATTCAAAATCCAAGCGGTCAATCAAGTGACTGAAAAGAAGCTGCCTGTCGCTGATGTGGCAGCACGTCTTGGTGTGTCGACACATAGCCTCTATGCCTGGATAAAGCGCTACAGCAAACCTCAAGAAGAGCGGCAGCAGGACGATGATCAGCACGCTGAACTGCGTCGCCTGCGAGCGGAGCTCAAGCGGGTCACCGAAGAGCGAGACATAT TTAAAAAAGGCCGCCGCGTACTTTGCCAAGGAGTGCGGCTGAAGTACGCCTTTATCAAGCAGCGAGCGGGCGACTATTCCATACGACGGCTTTGCCTGACGCTGAAGGTCCATCCCAGTGGTTATTACGCCTGGTTGTCTGAGCCGCAATCTGCACGCGCCAAAGACGACCAGCGATTGCTGGGTTTGATCAAGCATTCATGGTTTGAGAGCGGCGGAGTTTATGGCTATCGCAAAATCCATGATGATCTGCGCGAGGTTGGTGAGGATTGTGGTCGGCATCGTGTGGCGAGGCTGATGCGTCTCGAAGGTCTGCGCTCTCAGACAGGATATCGACGACGCCCTGGAAAGCACGGCGGTAAGCCAGCGGTCGCCTCACCCAATTTGCTGAAGCGCCAGTTCGATGTCGTAGAGCCCAACAAAGTTTGGGTCACTGACATCACCTACATTCGTACGTATGAGGGCTGGTTGTATTTGGCTGTGGTGCTGGATCTGTTTTCGCGTCAGGTCGTTGGCTGGTCAATGAAGCCGCAGATGACCAGTGATTTGGCCATTGATGCGTTATTAATGGCGGTGTGGAGACGAAAACCGAAGCAGGAGGTGATGGTTCACTCCGACCAAGGCAGCCAGTACAGTAGCTCCGATTGGCGCAGTTTTTTGAGGGCAAACAATTTGGTTGCCAGTATGAGTCGCCGAGGCAACTGTCATGACAATGCTGTGGCCGAGAGCTTTTTCCAGCTTCTAAAACGGGAGCGAATCAAGCGGAAAATCTACACCACGCGGGATGACGCTCGTAGTGATGTGTTCGATTACATCGAGATGTTCTACAACGCAAAACGCAGGCATGGCTTCAACAATCAGCTGTCACCGATAGAGTTTGAAAAGCGTTACGCAAAGAGCTTGCAAGGTGTCTAG
- a CDS encoding universal stress protein, which yields MSPLNHILVATDLSSAARNAAERAAQLSKAQNASLDLLYVANPAPYERLKQVVVPDDNLLNRALETASEKTHELASLLFQRYDIAAGVQVASGSVTTEITRVVQDKRTNLLVCGAKGYSLARRLLLGSTVQRMLNRMLCPMLVVKHAPRDAYRTLLVPVDFSPSSLRAIELAKSVAPQAEIILLHVYEAPFEGSMRFAHIDQDTLTHYRNVIKKDAVEKLAALSEAAGLVNARQIVVHGDPAWRIVEQEQELDCDLIVIGKQGESALEELLIGSITKHVLNESQCDVLVSL from the coding sequence ATGTCCCCGCTGAACCACATCCTGGTTGCCACCGACCTGTCCAGCGCTGCCCGCAACGCAGCCGAGCGCGCGGCTCAATTGAGCAAGGCGCAGAACGCCTCGCTGGATCTGCTCTACGTCGCCAACCCGGCACCCTACGAGCGTCTCAAGCAGGTCGTGGTACCTGATGACAACTTGTTGAATCGTGCGCTGGAGACGGCAAGCGAAAAAACCCACGAGCTGGCAAGCCTGCTGTTCCAGCGCTACGACATCGCCGCTGGCGTTCAGGTCGCCTCTGGCTCGGTCACCACGGAAATCACCCGTGTGGTGCAGGACAAACGCACCAACCTGCTGGTGTGCGGGGCGAAGGGGTATAGCCTGGCCCGTCGCCTGCTGCTGGGCTCTACCGTGCAACGCATGCTCAACCGTATGCTCTGCCCGATGCTGGTGGTCAAGCACGCCCCTCGCGATGCCTACCGCACCTTGCTGGTCCCCGTTGATTTCTCGCCTTCATCACTTCGCGCCATCGAGCTGGCGAAGTCCGTTGCCCCGCAAGCCGAGATCATTCTCCTGCACGTTTACGAAGCGCCCTTCGAGGGCAGCATGCGCTTTGCCCACATCGACCAGGACACCCTCACCCACTACCGCAATGTCATCAAGAAAGACGCCGTGGAAAAACTCGCGGCATTGAGCGAGGCCGCCGGGTTGGTCAATGCCCGGCAGATCGTGGTCCACGGTGACCCGGCCTGGCGGATCGTTGAGCAGGAACAGGAACTGGACTGCGATTTGATCGTGATCGGCAAACAGGGCGAAAGCGCGCTGGAAGAACTGTTGATCGGCAGCATTACCAAGC
- the qhpR gene encoding AraC-like transcriptional regulator QhpR codes for MSRFKHTVYAEALLQRHADIFRPYLAAVGLDEAILHQPDAKIPLSQYNALLEVAAEHCDPSLGLRMGLRRLGIPANTSLMGGVGHIARSAPDVRTMLACASRFLVVHAQACELDWRLNAGRLDISYQVTDPSVQHRRQDAEFALGALYALLREVTGERFAPLRVDFAHGQPTDISLHRSGFECPLRFDQAGNVMVWPAEILDQPLVTADPRLFQALLPGLEAERLRRLADTELTTRIGLVIEANVSSGQIGIDQVARHLCMSKRTLQRRLQELGVEFAELVEEIRQALAIDLVRQSSHSLTAIAQRLGYNEASSFTRAFRRWVGVTPREFRQQNNA; via the coding sequence ATGTCCCGCTTCAAACACACCGTTTATGCCGAAGCCTTGCTGCAGCGACACGCCGACATTTTTCGCCCCTACCTGGCGGCGGTTGGCCTCGACGAAGCGATACTCCATCAGCCGGACGCCAAGATCCCGTTGAGCCAATACAACGCCCTGCTGGAAGTCGCCGCAGAGCACTGCGACCCCAGCCTTGGTTTGCGCATGGGCCTGCGTCGACTGGGCATCCCCGCCAATACCAGCCTGATGGGCGGCGTCGGTCATATCGCCCGCAGCGCACCGGACGTTCGCACCATGCTCGCCTGCGCCAGCCGCTTTCTTGTGGTGCATGCCCAGGCCTGCGAACTGGACTGGCGCCTGAATGCCGGTCGGCTGGACATCAGCTATCAGGTCACCGACCCCAGCGTCCAGCACCGGCGCCAGGACGCCGAGTTCGCGCTGGGAGCGCTGTACGCCCTGCTGCGCGAAGTCACTGGCGAGCGTTTCGCGCCGCTGCGTGTCGACTTTGCCCATGGGCAACCGACGGACATCAGCCTGCACCGCTCGGGGTTCGAGTGTCCGTTGCGCTTCGATCAGGCGGGCAACGTCATGGTCTGGCCAGCAGAGATACTCGACCAACCCCTGGTGACTGCCGACCCGCGTTTGTTCCAGGCATTGTTGCCGGGGCTGGAGGCAGAACGCCTTCGGCGCCTGGCGGATACCGAGTTGACCACCCGCATCGGCCTGGTGATTGAAGCCAATGTCAGCAGCGGCCAGATTGGTATTGATCAGGTCGCCCGCCACCTGTGCATGAGCAAGCGGACCCTTCAGCGGCGGTTGCAGGAGCTAGGCGTGGAGTTTGCCGAGCTGGTGGAGGAGATACGTCAGGCACTGGCCATCGACCTCGTTCGCCAGTCCTCGCACAGCCTGACTGCGATTGCCCAGCGGTTGGGCTACAACGAAGCCAGCTCTTTCACGCGGGCCTTCCGGCGCTGGGTCGGGGTGACGCCGCGGGAGTTCCGCCAGCAGAACAATGCGTAA
- a CDS encoding tellurite resistance TerB family protein, with product MNTSDLLEQLLRAGQGSQAQQGGGGMSSQGGLGDLGGLLGGLLGGGSAAGGGSGLGGLLGGLLGGAGGSGAGGSTQGRSAGGTNYAALASLGMMAFQAYQSWQRSQAAAPQQAVRTVDQLSGPEAEDHSHAILRALIAAAKADGRIDKQEEQLIYAEIKRQTSDPQLQQWLDEEVSKPLDAAEVAQSAQDPAMAAEMYLASVMLVDDQQDAERAYLDELAGALQIDPDLQVHLEQQAKGTA from the coding sequence ATGAACACGAGCGATTTACTTGAACAGTTACTTCGGGCCGGGCAGGGTTCGCAAGCGCAGCAAGGGGGCGGCGGCATGTCATCGCAAGGCGGCCTGGGCGATTTGGGCGGCTTGCTGGGCGGTCTGCTTGGTGGCGGCAGTGCAGCGGGTGGCGGTAGTGGCCTGGGTGGTTTACTGGGCGGCCTGTTGGGTGGCGCTGGCGGCAGCGGCGCTGGCGGCTCTACCCAGGGGCGCTCCGCGGGTGGCACCAATTATGCGGCCCTGGCGTCGTTGGGCATGATGGCGTTCCAGGCCTATCAAAGCTGGCAGCGCAGCCAGGCGGCGGCCCCGCAACAGGCGGTGCGTACGGTCGATCAATTGTCCGGCCCCGAGGCCGAGGATCACAGCCATGCAATCTTGCGTGCGCTGATCGCGGCAGCCAAGGCTGACGGTCGCATCGACAAGCAAGAAGAACAGTTGATCTACGCGGAAATCAAACGTCAAACCAGCGACCCGCAACTGCAGCAATGGCTGGATGAGGAAGTCAGCAAGCCACTCGATGCTGCCGAGGTGGCTCAGTCGGCCCAGGACCCGGCCATGGCCGCGGAAATGTACCTGGCCAGCGTGATGCTGGTGGATGACCAGCAGGACGCAGAGCGTGCCTACCTTGACGAACTGGCCGGCGCACTGCAAATCGATCCGGATTTGCAGGTGCATCTGGAACAGCAGGCCAAGGGCACCGCCTGA
- a CDS encoding c-type cytochrome codes for MHYLFQTLAGVSLLALSHAIQAADCDAGAGQQAFQTKCAACHALDADHVGPRLAGVVDRPIGSVPGFKYSKDLAGANSTWSVEQLDRWLSSPAKMFPDTAMAFGGLRNANERQAVLCFLQEQR; via the coding sequence ATGCATTACCTGTTTCAAACACTGGCCGGCGTCTCGCTACTGGCGCTCAGTCATGCCATTCAGGCCGCCGACTGCGATGCCGGCGCCGGGCAACAAGCCTTTCAGACCAAGTGCGCAGCTTGCCATGCCCTCGATGCTGATCACGTCGGTCCGCGTCTGGCGGGCGTGGTGGATCGCCCTATCGGGTCGGTGCCGGGCTTCAAATACTCAAAAGACCTGGCAGGAGCGAACAGCACCTGGTCGGTCGAGCAGCTCGATCGCTGGCTGTCTTCCCCGGCAAAAATGTTCCCTGATACGGCAATGGCCTTTGGGGGGCTGCGCAATGCCAATGAGCGCCAGGCCGTGCTGTGTTTTCTGCAAGAGCAGAGGTGA
- a CDS encoding aminotransferase class V-fold PLP-dependent enzyme, giving the protein MSKLYPSIDPEGLVEYSVVYTDRSLNHMSQSFQGVMKNISRTLKQVYNAQAVAVVPGSGTFGMEAVARQFATDQQCLVIRNGWFSYRWSQILEMGNIPAATTVLKARPVETGRQAAYAPPPLDEVLAAIETSRPQIVFAPHVETSSGIILPDDYLRAVGDAVHAVGGLFVLDCIASGTLWVDMHKCAVDLLISAPQKGWSASPCCALVMFSALALERIEQTHSTSFACDLKKWLQIMQAYEQGGHAYHATMPSDSLARFNDVMKETQAYGFDKVRGEQQALGDRVRAMLTGKGIKSVAAAGFQAPGVVVSYTDDADIKNGKKFADHGLQIAAGVPLQCDEPADFQTFRIGLFGLEKLRNIERTVSTLEQALDEVMVS; this is encoded by the coding sequence ATGTCAAAGCTGTATCCCAGTATCGATCCTGAGGGGCTGGTCGAGTACTCGGTGGTCTACACCGACCGCTCGCTCAACCACATGTCGCAGTCATTTCAAGGCGTGATGAAGAACATCTCCAGGACCCTGAAACAGGTCTACAACGCCCAGGCAGTTGCGGTGGTCCCGGGCAGCGGCACATTTGGCATGGAAGCGGTGGCGCGGCAGTTTGCCACCGACCAGCAATGCCTGGTGATACGCAACGGCTGGTTCAGTTATCGCTGGAGCCAGATCCTTGAGATGGGCAACATCCCGGCGGCCACCACGGTGCTCAAAGCCCGACCGGTGGAAACGGGCCGCCAGGCGGCCTACGCGCCACCCCCTCTGGACGAAGTGCTGGCAGCCATTGAGACTTCGAGGCCGCAGATCGTCTTCGCCCCCCACGTTGAAACTTCATCAGGAATTATCCTGCCCGACGACTACCTGCGGGCCGTCGGCGACGCCGTGCATGCGGTGGGTGGCCTGTTCGTGCTGGACTGCATCGCCTCAGGCACGCTGTGGGTTGATATGCACAAATGCGCAGTCGACCTGCTGATCAGCGCACCGCAGAAAGGCTGGAGCGCCTCACCTTGCTGCGCCCTGGTGATGTTCAGTGCGTTGGCCCTCGAGCGCATTGAGCAGACGCACAGCACCAGCTTCGCCTGCGACCTGAAAAAGTGGCTTCAGATCATGCAGGCCTACGAACAGGGCGGACACGCCTACCATGCGACCATGCCCAGCGATTCCCTCGCGCGATTTAACGACGTGATGAAAGAGACGCAGGCCTACGGTTTCGATAAGGTCCGTGGCGAGCAGCAGGCGCTGGGCGATAGGGTGCGCGCAATGTTGACCGGCAAAGGCATCAAAAGCGTGGCCGCAGCCGGCTTTCAGGCCCCTGGCGTCGTGGTGAGCTACACCGATGATGCCGACATCAAGAACGGCAAGAAATTTGCCGACCACGGCCTGCAGATCGCCGCCGGAGTGCCGTTGCAATGCGACGAGCCGGCCGACTTCCAGACCTTCCGCATCGGTCTGTTCGGGCTCGAAAAGCTGCGCAATATCGAGCGCACGGTCAGCACCCTCGAGCAGGCACTGGACGAGGTGATGGTGAGCTAA
- a CDS encoding PLD nuclease N-terminal domain-containing protein: MNPDRLTEPNAQNLLEAYMENGHIWISLAVLITLVELWAIKRIIGSKSRADRKMLWIVFIVFVPVLGLIVWAAAGPKSSPGVPISREG, from the coding sequence ATGAACCCTGACCGCCTCACTGAGCCCAACGCCCAGAACCTACTGGAGGCTTACATGGAAAACGGTCATATCTGGATCTCTCTCGCGGTACTGATCACCCTGGTCGAACTCTGGGCCATCAAACGCATCATCGGCAGCAAAAGCCGGGCGGACCGCAAGATGTTGTGGATCGTGTTCATTGTCTTTGTGCCGGTGCTGGGGCTAATCGTCTGGGCTGCAGCCGGACCTAAATCCAGCCCGGGCGTGCCGATTTCACGGGAAGGCTGA
- a CDS encoding flavin monoamine oxidase family protein, translating into MTNKQGDGVSRRKFLRNAGVVGAAGAAISAGAVSAGMAVAADTQGAKCSDCDYDVVVIGGGFAGVTAARDSMKNGYKTLILEARNRLGGRTFSSEFAGHKVELGGTWIHWTQPFVWAEVQRYGLKLKETPEPFAEEQQTVRIIHEGKSVEPTLEEMIGISKAVKAYFADAPKLWERPFDARHTWEQLLAVDGMTGADRFAQLKLTPLERSFVDAYVAGIAHTTSDRTSYLEIARWWALPGGNMTAFVDACGRYSFKDGTISLINAMIDEGKPQVRLSTPVAKVQEQGNRVLVTTEGGEVIRAAAVIVAVPMNVLPRIDFSPALDPALVQAAAEKHTGSGVKVFVRTKGKLPGEGKRIGVAGSSHPINLLATYAKADDHTIFVGFGADPEKLDIQDRDAVQAAVSTFYPDLEVESCYGYEWTLDPYARGTYCSYKPKWLGKYYDHFQKDRGRVVFGQGDHGEGWRGFIDGAISAGSQAALRTHKLLG; encoded by the coding sequence ATGACGAATAAGCAGGGTGACGGCGTAAGTCGCCGCAAGTTTCTGAGAAATGCCGGTGTGGTCGGTGCCGCAGGGGCGGCGATTTCGGCCGGGGCGGTGTCCGCTGGCATGGCCGTGGCCGCCGACACGCAAGGCGCCAAGTGCAGTGACTGCGATTACGATGTGGTGGTCATCGGCGGTGGTTTTGCCGGGGTGACGGCGGCGCGCGACAGCATGAAGAACGGCTACAAGACGCTGATTCTGGAAGCCCGCAACCGCCTCGGCGGGCGCACGTTCAGCAGTGAATTCGCGGGCCACAAGGTCGAGCTGGGCGGTACCTGGATCCACTGGACGCAGCCTTTCGTCTGGGCCGAAGTGCAGCGCTACGGCCTGAAACTCAAGGAAACCCCGGAGCCGTTTGCTGAAGAACAACAGACCGTGCGCATCATTCACGAAGGCAAGTCGGTCGAGCCGACGCTCGAGGAAATGATCGGCATCTCCAAGGCGGTCAAGGCTTACTTCGCCGATGCGCCCAAGCTCTGGGAACGCCCCTTCGACGCCAGGCACACGTGGGAGCAACTGCTGGCCGTCGATGGCATGACGGGCGCCGATCGCTTTGCCCAGTTGAAGCTCACACCGCTGGAGCGCAGTTTCGTCGATGCCTATGTTGCCGGTATCGCCCACACCACCAGCGACCGCACCTCGTACCTCGAAATCGCCCGCTGGTGGGCGCTGCCGGGGGGGAACATGACTGCGTTCGTCGATGCCTGCGGTCGCTACAGCTTCAAGGACGGCACCATCAGCCTGATCAACGCGATGATCGACGAGGGCAAGCCGCAGGTGCGCCTGTCCACGCCCGTGGCCAAAGTCCAGGAGCAGGGCAACCGGGTGTTGGTCACCACCGAGGGCGGAGAAGTGATTCGTGCCGCCGCGGTGATCGTGGCCGTGCCGATGAATGTGTTGCCGCGCATCGACTTCAGCCCGGCACTGGATCCGGCGCTGGTCCAGGCGGCGGCGGAGAAGCATACCGGCAGCGGGGTCAAGGTCTTCGTCCGCACCAAGGGCAAGCTCCCGGGGGAGGGCAAGCGCATTGGCGTGGCCGGCTCCAGTCATCCGATCAACCTATTGGCGACCTATGCGAAGGCGGACGATCACACGATTTTCGTCGGCTTCGGCGCCGATCCCGAGAAGCTCGACATTCAGGACCGGGACGCGGTGCAGGCGGCGGTCAGCACCTTTTATCCGGACCTGGAAGTCGAGTCGTGCTATGGCTACGAGTGGACGCTGGACCCGTATGCGCGCGGGACCTATTGCAGCTACAAGCCGAAGTGGCTGGGCAAGTACTACGACCACTTCCAGAAGGATCGCGGTCGGGTGGTGTTTGGCCAGGGGGACCATGGTGAAGGTTGGCGCGGCTTCATTGACGGCGCCATCAGTGCCGGCAGTCAGGCGGCGTTGCGCACGCATAAATTGTTGGGCTGA